The following nucleotide sequence is from Fibrobacter sp. UBA4297.
GATTTTGAAGATGTCCATGTCGATTTCCGTGGTGGATCGGTTGTTTCGTATAGCGGGGAGGCCGTGCCTTCTGAAAACACGTCTTCATCGATAGGTGGTATTTGTGGAATTTGCCGTACACCTGAATTGATTGCTCGCAGCTCTGTTGAAGGTTCGTTTAGTGGAACTCTTGGTTTTAATACTCCTCCGAAAAAGAATTTTTATGTGGGTGGGCTCGTTGGCGAAGCAGATTTTCATGGTTCAGAGGAAGTTGTTGTAAAAAACAACTATTATATAGGGACGATTGCTGATAAGTTTAATAGAGGAAAGGGACATGCGGGCTATCTTTTTGGTTATATGCATGGCGACGGGCTGGGCAACAAGCCGGTTTTGACATCGAACTATCATTATGGTGCTGATAATGTTGGTGCTGTCGGTTATTTCGAAAATTATGGCGCATTTACCGATATCGTGTTTTTTAACGAAAATGGATTCAATAAGTTTGTAGCAAAGCACAATGTTCGCAATGGCGGTGGTGGCTTGCAAGATGGACCGAATGGTTCCACCAATAATGGTTATGCTATATCGATTTACATGCAATCTCAAGATTTTGCAGATTTCTTGAACAGTGTATGGACGGATCCCGAAAATCAGGTTTGGGCGTATGAAAACGATTTGCCGACCCTTATAAATCCTGTGGTGGCGGGCAGTTCTAGCTCGAATAATGGAAGCTCTTCAAGCTATGAAGGTTCTTCTAGCAGCGATGTGACTTCTTCGTCCGATGGCTTGTCATCGAGCTCTGCAAACAATGGTGATTCTAGCTCTAGTTACGAAGAGTCTTCTAGCAGTAATGCAACATCTTCTTCGTCCGATGGAACATCCTCTTCTTCGAATGTGACTTCTTCGTCCGATGGCTTGTCATCGAGCTCTGCAAACGATGGTGATTCCAGTTCAAGTTATGGAGAGTCTTCTAGCAGTAATGGCACTTCCTCGTCGTCTAACGGAACATCCTCTTCTTCAGATGCAACATCATCGTCTTCGAATGGCGCGTCTTCTTCTAGCGGTAATGAAAACTCCTCGTCGTCCGAAAAAGGAAAGTCTTCTTCTTCGAACGGAGAAATGTCTAGCAGCAGTGCCGGCAATGACAAATACAGCTCCAGTAGTTCCGCCAAAGACGAATCGAGCTCTAGCAAGGGTGGCTCTAGCAACTATAACTACATCTATGAACTTGCTGAACCTACTGCGAGACAGGATGGCAGTGCGCTCCGCATGACGTTGGGTGACACTATTGCAGACAAGCTTGAAAATGTTGATTACCACATTGTTGTGAAGTCTGATGCTGGTACTTACCTCGATACGGTGGTTGATGGAAAAACGGTGGGTGACGTTAAGAATGGCACGTGGCGCCTAGATCCTGCTCCTGCCGGCGAATACACCGTGACCTTTACGCTTACGGACGGTAAAGATTCTGTCAGCTATGATAAAAAGTTCATCACGGAAAAAGAAAAGACATTCACGCCGCAAGCCTGGCAGACGCTTTCTCTGTACGCTTTCTGCCGCGACAAGGGCGGTGATTGTATGTCTGAATTGGATGCTCGTTTTGCCCGCCAGCAACAGAACTGGGCGGCAGAACAGTGTGAAGAGATGAAGGCACAAGTCAAGCGTGGCGCCGCTCCTGACGATGATCATTTCTACCATGAAATGGAAGATATCTGTGCGCAGGCGAATGGCTTGGATGCTACGGCTTCTGTCTACTGGTGGGATGAATTGAATCCGGTTGGCGAATTCTGGCAGTATCGCAAGTTCAGCGTGAACGACAAGTTCGATTCCACTCGCGGTTACTGGTATGGCCCGATTGATAACGAACCGCTGGTGATGAGCCTTGAAACGCCTGACATGAAGGACGAAGTCGTCTGGCGTCTTGAAAACAAGTATTCTGGCTGGAATCTCGTGGCAAATCCGTTTGGCTGGTATGTGTCCTTGCCGAAAGAAAAGGGACTTCAGTTCTGCAAGTGGGATTCTGAAGCTAGCACTTACGTGGAAGCGGATACGCTTGGACCTTATGAGGCAATCTGGGTCCATACAGAAAAGGCTATGACGTACCGAATTCCGCTGAAGGCTGCTATTGTTCTCGAAGGCGAAAAGAAGTCTTTGAACAAGAGTTCTGCTTCTGAAAACTGGAATCTCCGTGTCGTCTTGGCTGACGATAATGGCAAGCGCGATTCTTGGAACGAGCTTGCTGTCGGCACGGCCTCGTCTTTGGGCGAACCGCCTGCAGGCATGGGTGACCGCGTGAACCTCTCCATTGTCGAAGGCAAAAAGCGTCTCGTCAAGAGTGTAAAAAAGAATGCTGATGACCTCGAATGGAATCTCGAAGTGAGCGCCTCGACCTCTCGTGATGGGCATTTGAGCTTTGATGGCCTCGAAAGTGTCTGGGCAAAGGGCATGCGCGTCTATGCGACCGTGGATGGCAATACGGTCGAGGTTGCGAAGGAAAGTCCGGTGGATGTCAGGCTCTCATCGAAGGCTAAAAACATTTCTGTGCGTGTGACCAAGAGCGCTGTTTTGACGGCTATCGCAAAGAATATGCTCTCGAGATTCCGTGTGAACCAGACTCCGAACGTCTTGAACGTCGGTTTTGATGCGGCCTCCAAGCTCGCTGGCATGAATGTGAAGGTGAGCGTTGTGGGTGTCGATGGTCGAATCGTTGCTACGAACAGGGCTATCGCTCGCGAAGGCTCTAACGCCATCTCCATGAAAAAGCCCAAACAGGGGGTCTACTTCGTCCGCCTCAAGGTTGGCAGCCAGAGTGCCGTCACCCGCGTTATGGTCCGATAAATCAGTCTAGCCGAACGCAAGTTTAATTACTAAATTTGCGCTCGTTATGACAAAAGCAAAATTCATCAAACTCATTATTGCATCGGTGCTCGCCATCGCTGCCCTCTTCGTCCCGTACGAAGCCCTCGGCTTCGTTGGTGACCACGCGTTGAACACTCTCGAAATTCGCGTCATCGCAATCTTTGTGATGGCTGCCCTTTTCTGGATCCTCCAACCGTTCCCGATCTGGTCTACGTCCATGTTCGTGATTGTGTTGATGATTCTCACGCTTTCGAACTCGGCGCTTATCCCGTTCCGCGTGGAAGGTGTTGAACCGCTCAAGTTCAAGGACATCATGGCCACGTTTGCGAACCCGATTATCATGCTCTTCTTGGGCGGCTTCTTCCTTGCTTCTGCCGCTTGCAAGTACAACATGGACAAGAACCTTGCCCGCGTGCTCTTGAAGCCGTTCGGCAAGGACCCGAAGTGGGTGCTCCTTGGCCTCATGATCATCACCGCCGTGTTCTCCATGTTCATGAGCAACACCGCTACTGCCGCTATGATGCTCGCCATCCTCGGCCCGGTGCTCAAGCTCTTTGATGAAAATGACCGCGGTAAAGCTGCTTTTGCTCTTGCCATCCCGCTCGGTGCTAACATCGGTGGCATGGGTACTCCGATCGGTACGCCTCCTAACGCCATTGCCCTTGGTGCTCTCCAGTCCAGCGGTTTCAACATCTCGTTTGGCCAGTGGATGGAATTCGGTGTCCCGTATGTGATTATTATGATGATTCTTGCTTGGCTCTTGCTCCTCAAGCTCTATCCGATCAAGATGAAGCAAATGAACCTCGATATCGAAGGTGCAGAAGGTTTTGACAAGAGCCCGCGCGCTATCATCGTTTACATTACCTTTGCTGTGTGCGTACTTTTGTGGGTGACCGGTAAGAATGTTCATGGCCTCAATGACAACGTGATTGCAATGATCCCGATGGCTGTGTTTGCTTTGACGGGTGTGATTACCAAGAAGGACCTCAACGAAATGAGCTGGGACGTTCTTTGGCTCGTCGCTGGTGGTTTTGCTCTCGGTCTCGGTTTGCAGCAGACTGGCCTTGCAAAGGACCTCATCAACGCTATTCCGTTCAATACCTGGTCTCCGATCGTCCTCATGGTCGGTTGCGGCTTCATCTGCCTCTTCATGGCAAACTTTATGAGCCATACCTCTACGGCTAGCTTGCTCGTCCCGATTTTCATCGTCGTGGCTGTAAGCTGCAAGGACAACCTCGCTCCGCTCGGTGGCGTGACCTCCTTGATGGTCGCTGTAGCTTTCGCAAGCTCCCTCGGCATGTGCCTCCCGATTTCTACGCCGCCTAACGCTCTTGCCCACGCAACGGGTTACACGGATACGCGCGGCATGGCTATCACGGGTATCGTGATGGGTATCGGCGGTCTCGTTCTCTCCTGGATCATGATGTTTGGTCTTTCCAAGGTGAACTTCTTCGAAGATCCGGCTGAAGTTGCCGCTCCTGCTGCTGCTACTGCTCCGGCTGCTGCTGCACCTGTTTATGCAAAGCCTGCCGAAGTTGCTGCTCCGGTTGAAACGATCGCCGAACCGGCTGCCGCTCCAGTTGCCGATAGCGCTGCTGTCGCCATTCCGGCTGACTCCGCCGCTAAGGTTGTTGTCGATAGCGCTATCGCTAAGTAATAATTTTTATGATAAGCGGCGCATTACCGCGTTCTCGGACTCTCGCTGTACGACTTGTACAGCTTCGGTCCTGCGGCCTTGTCCTGCTTGCTTCTCCTAAAAATTTTGATTTAAGGACCTGGATTAAATTCAGGTCTTTTTTTTGTATATAACGTCTGTTTGTAAAAAGTTGTTCACGAAAATAGTTGTTTTGGATAAGGTGTTATCATCATTTCTATAAAAATAGCCCAAATGGGTTATTGCATTGTAATGTTGTTGTAAGTAAATTATTATACAACTTAAACAAAAGGAAATGTAAAATGGCAACAAAATTGAAAA
It contains:
- a CDS encoding T9SS type A sorting domain-containing protein, whose product is MNYIIRLLLAASLILPVSVWAQGVAPKQYLNLYYRNDQLYVGQYKFSCEIGKKDNDRGDCVFSHGITSEYKVRTAFYAATVTSKKWVLKDAETDQKQSTVLNLATDINFGQVLDEEGKCSENHNFLPFVGATFNGQNHTISNICRVFNGTMNTYAGFFGVVDGKEINDLNITNVNFIVDKYTEGNAASANGSDYWAAGAFAAEIWNSKVTNVTLKKIFIQAPLAGGLAGFIANSTISDVKTADNAVVKILNESQITQDYAGKKISGVNSVVFSPYKVSLGGLAGVAFYTDIKDVDIAVQVENKVAVDQSVLGGLVGHYVYAPTNQVFGGITPKNSVVQNIQIHGATGDDSKLVVSGGVAMGGVFGATKRYEIYASEVYGLEVDKVAVTGLNIAQSMALVDDATVAKPMYFGGVIGNADLCNGGILKITDAKVNELKIDEYLPYDGAFQYFVGGIAGFAACENVNNSGNREDLYLTLKNSKASGRIILQGGNSVDAEMSYARASAMMGGLVGDAIVSLENNSTAGNESEVSLTYAAKRAAGVTDADSVIVGGVFGAVSKYNNEIKKVRLSDLAYKSSIYVVDDGITSRIGGIIGKYPLVLSGEPKIDFEDVHVDFRGGSVVSYSGEAVPSENTSSSIGGICGICRTPELIARSSVEGSFSGTLGFNTPPKKNFYVGGLVGEADFHGSEEVVVKNNYYIGTIADKFNRGKGHAGYLFGYMHGDGLGNKPVLTSNYHYGADNVGAVGYFENYGAFTDIVFFNENGFNKFVAKHNVRNGGGGLQDGPNGSTNNGYAISIYMQSQDFADFLNSVWTDPENQVWAYENDLPTLINPVVAGSSSSNNGSSSSYEGSSSSDVTSSSDGLSSSSANNGDSSSSYEESSSSNATSSSSDGTSSSSNVTSSSDGLSSSSANDGDSSSSYGESSSSNGTSSSSNGTSSSSDATSSSSNGASSSSGNENSSSSEKGKSSSSNGEMSSSSAGNDKYSSSSSAKDESSSSKGGSSNYNYIYELAEPTARQDGSALRMTLGDTIADKLENVDYHIVVKSDAGTYLDTVVDGKTVGDVKNGTWRLDPAPAGEYTVTFTLTDGKDSVSYDKKFITEKEKTFTPQAWQTLSLYAFCRDKGGDCMSELDARFARQQQNWAAEQCEEMKAQVKRGAAPDDDHFYHEMEDICAQANGLDATASVYWWDELNPVGEFWQYRKFSVNDKFDSTRGYWYGPIDNEPLVMSLETPDMKDEVVWRLENKYSGWNLVANPFGWYVSLPKEKGLQFCKWDSEASTYVEADTLGPYEAIWVHTEKAMTYRIPLKAAIVLEGEKKSLNKSSASENWNLRVVLADDNGKRDSWNELAVGTASSLGEPPAGMGDRVNLSIVEGKKRLVKSVKKNADDLEWNLEVSASTSRDGHLSFDGLESVWAKGMRVYATVDGNTVEVAKESPVDVRLSSKAKNISVRVTKSAVLTAIAKNMLSRFRVNQTPNVLNVGFDAASKLAGMNVKVSVVGVDGRIVATNRAIAREGSNAISMKKPKQGVYFVRLKVGSQSAVTRVMVR
- a CDS encoding SLC13 family permease, whose protein sequence is MTKAKFIKLIIASVLAIAALFVPYEALGFVGDHALNTLEIRVIAIFVMAALFWILQPFPIWSTSMFVIVLMILTLSNSALIPFRVEGVEPLKFKDIMATFANPIIMLFLGGFFLASAACKYNMDKNLARVLLKPFGKDPKWVLLGLMIITAVFSMFMSNTATAAMMLAILGPVLKLFDENDRGKAAFALAIPLGANIGGMGTPIGTPPNAIALGALQSSGFNISFGQWMEFGVPYVIIMMILAWLLLLKLYPIKMKQMNLDIEGAEGFDKSPRAIIVYITFAVCVLLWVTGKNVHGLNDNVIAMIPMAVFALTGVITKKDLNEMSWDVLWLVAGGFALGLGLQQTGLAKDLINAIPFNTWSPIVLMVGCGFICLFMANFMSHTSTASLLVPIFIVVAVSCKDNLAPLGGVTSLMVAVAFASSLGMCLPISTPPNALAHATGYTDTRGMAITGIVMGIGGLVLSWIMMFGLSKVNFFEDPAEVAAPAAATAPAAAAPVYAKPAEVAAPVETIAEPAAAPVADSAAVAIPADSAAKVVVDSAIAK